Proteins encoded by one window of Candidatus Obscuribacterales bacterium:
- a CDS encoding amidohydrolase family protein, with amino-acid sequence MGIDLKTFVFLDQHCHPLRKRQQQLDLLDFRKSFSESRSITQIEEHMPTSVFYMDLLNRLGDLFEVYGEKEVFAKRQSLPEKEYLNRLWDNVSIGGMIVDDGYVTGDSMSIEEMSAISQRPVWRCLRLEQILEAALGKASSFHEVLSLFKTTLEQAKSTNAVGVKTIAGYRGGLDLQAVPVEAARKEYDGLKTRSGIRIGGPDTKNLYHYALLEAFEIAGSLNLPVQLHTGIGDDDGDLRQTNPLVLRDVFISERFNKTQFVLLHCYPYVSEAAYFCSIYPNVYMDLSLSISFASPYARYLLRQALSMAPTSKILAASDGHTVPEAHWYGALSWKRVLSIALNALISAGLIYEEQAHDIAAAILHENAKKLYNLEGLA; translated from the coding sequence GTGGGAATCGATCTAAAGACTTTTGTTTTCCTTGATCAGCACTGCCATCCGTTACGCAAGCGGCAGCAACAATTGGATTTGCTTGATTTTCGCAAAAGCTTTTCCGAAAGCCGGTCGATAACTCAAATTGAAGAACATATGCCTACTTCTGTTTTCTATATGGATCTTCTAAACAGGCTTGGCGATCTCTTCGAGGTTTACGGTGAAAAGGAGGTATTTGCCAAACGACAGTCACTGCCGGAAAAAGAATATCTAAACAGGCTCTGGGACAACGTATCAATTGGCGGCATGATTGTCGATGATGGCTATGTTACAGGTGACTCGATGTCCATCGAAGAGATGTCTGCAATATCGCAGCGTCCTGTCTGGAGATGCCTTCGCCTTGAACAAATTTTAGAAGCAGCATTAGGTAAAGCCTCAAGCTTTCATGAGGTGCTGTCTTTATTTAAGACAACTCTTGAACAGGCCAAATCGACAAATGCCGTAGGTGTGAAGACAATTGCCGGGTATAGAGGCGGTCTTGATTTGCAAGCAGTTCCTGTTGAGGCGGCGCGAAAAGAATATGATGGATTAAAGACACGTTCGGGAATTCGCATTGGCGGACCGGATACAAAAAATCTCTATCACTATGCCCTTTTGGAAGCCTTTGAAATTGCCGGTTCCCTCAATCTTCCCGTGCAATTGCATACAGGTATCGGTGACGATGATGGAGACTTGCGGCAAACGAATCCGTTGGTGTTGCGCGATGTATTTATTTCGGAAAGATTCAATAAGACACAATTTGTGCTTCTTCATTGCTATCCGTACGTAAGCGAGGCTGCATATTTTTGCTCAATTTATCCCAATGTCTATATGGATCTTTCATTGTCCATAAGCTTTGCTTCGCCCTATGCCCGCTATCTCTTGCGGCAGGCGCTTTCAATGGCTCCTACTTCGAAAATTCTAGCGGCCTCCGATGGGCACACTGTACCGGAAGCTCACTGGTATGGAGCATTATCCTGGAAGCGCGTACTGTCTATTGCATTGAATGCCTTGATTTCTGCGGGGCTAATCTATGAGGAACAGGCGCATGATATTGCCGCGGCTATTCTTCACGAGAATGCGAAAAAGCTCTATAACCTCGAAGGACTTGCCTAA
- the gap gene encoding type I glyceraldehyde-3-phosphate dehydrogenase: MAKVAINGFGRIGRNALRALLENPVKGVEIVAINDPIQSVAQSAHLLKYDSILGELPNSVSHTEDALVVDGKSFQFFREKDPSTCPWSKLGVDLVLECSGVFTDAEKAGGHIKAGAKKVIISAPAKGEDITIVLGVNDKNYDPAKHHIISNASCTTNCLAPVAKVLDEVFGIESGAMTTVHSYTGDQRLLDAAHSDLRRARAAALSMVPSTTGAAKALGLVLPGLKGKLNGFAMRVPTPNVSIVDLVITTKKDVTAESVNKALKEASNGELNGILSVCDLPLVSTDFCGNKMSSIVDSELTMAVGPRMVKVLAWYDNEWGYSNRLIELAGIVANKMAVARV, translated from the coding sequence ATGGCAAAAGTAGCAATTAATGGTTTTGGACGTATCGGCCGTAACGCTCTACGGGCACTTCTCGAGAACCCTGTAAAAGGCGTTGAAATCGTAGCTATCAACGACCCTATTCAGAGTGTGGCGCAATCGGCTCACTTGCTTAAATATGACTCAATCTTGGGTGAGTTGCCAAATAGCGTCAGCCACACTGAAGATGCCCTGGTTGTCGATGGCAAGAGCTTCCAGTTCTTCCGTGAAAAGGACCCGTCTACTTGCCCATGGTCCAAGCTTGGCGTAGACCTCGTACTTGAGTGCAGCGGTGTTTTCACCGATGCTGAAAAAGCCGGCGGTCACATCAAAGCTGGCGCCAAGAAGGTGATAATTTCCGCTCCTGCAAAAGGCGAGGACATCACTATTGTTCTTGGTGTCAATGATAAGAACTACGACCCAGCCAAACACCACATCATCTCGAATGCTAGCTGCACAACCAACTGCTTGGCTCCAGTAGCTAAAGTACTCGATGAAGTATTTGGTATCGAATCCGGTGCCATGACCACAGTACACAGCTACACTGGCGACCAGCGTTTGCTCGATGCTGCACACAGCGACTTGCGCCGTGCCCGTGCTGCTGCTTTATCGATGGTGCCGTCAACAACAGGTGCTGCTAAAGCATTAGGTTTGGTGTTGCCAGGTTTGAAAGGAAAGTTGAACGGTTTTGCAATGCGCGTGCCGACACCTAATGTAAGCATCGTTGACTTGGTTATTACAACTAAGAAAGACGTTACTGCTGAAAGTGTTAACAAGGCATTGAAAGAAGCCAGCAACGGTGAACTTAACGGCATTCTTTCCGTTTGCGATTTGCCGCTTGTCTCCACAGACTTCTGTGGCAACAAGATGTCGTCCATCGTTGACAGCGAATTGACAATGGCTGTTGGACCACGCATGGTGAAAGTTCTTGCTTGGTACGACAACGAGTGGGGCTACAGCAACCGCTTGATCGAGTTGGCCGGTATTGTCGCCAACAAAATGGCAGTAGCTCGCGTCTAA
- a CDS encoding enoyl-CoA hydratase/isomerase family protein — MSDTGEFLLDVQGSVGCLTLNRPTVHNAISRRMWEAMPEALDTLRQRGAKVVVISGQGNSFAAGADFKELAQIKDYSQARENWYAIANCLKAVAQFSLPTIASIVGNCMGGGLLLALACDLRYAAEDASFALPVAKLGIVLDDGNIERLVSLVGVACAKEIIFSARVVNAERAKQIGLINDYLDSSNLEAHVKMLASDVAKNAAVSIEQAKLSCARISKKQNTQDESCVISSYLSDEFRSRLESLG, encoded by the coding sequence GTGTCTGATACCGGCGAATTTCTTTTAGATGTTCAGGGTTCAGTTGGGTGTTTAACTCTCAACCGGCCAACGGTGCATAATGCAATTTCACGTCGGATGTGGGAAGCGATGCCCGAAGCACTAGACACGCTGAGACAGCGTGGTGCCAAAGTTGTAGTCATATCCGGACAAGGTAATTCATTTGCTGCAGGTGCTGATTTTAAAGAGCTTGCTCAGATAAAAGACTACTCGCAAGCTAGAGAAAACTGGTACGCAATAGCTAATTGTTTAAAAGCCGTTGCGCAATTTTCATTGCCGACAATCGCCTCTATAGTCGGCAATTGCATGGGTGGCGGATTGCTCTTAGCACTTGCTTGCGATTTGCGTTACGCTGCCGAAGATGCCAGTTTTGCTTTGCCTGTTGCAAAACTTGGCATAGTTCTTGATGATGGAAATATTGAGCGACTGGTATCACTTGTCGGTGTCGCATGCGCAAAAGAAATTATTTTTTCGGCACGAGTTGTAAATGCTGAAAGAGCTAAGCAAATTGGATTGATCAATGATTATTTAGACTCAAGCAATCTTGAAGCTCATGTAAAAATGCTGGCAAGTGACGTTGCGAAAAATGCCGCTGTATCTATTGAACAAGCGAAGTTATCTTGTGCGCGCATTTCAAAAAAGCAAAACACACAAGACGAATCTTGTGTGATAAGCAGTTATTTGAGCGACGAGTTTCGCTCTAGACTTGAATCACTTGGGTGA
- a CDS encoding 5'-nucleotidase C-terminal domain-containing protein — protein MQRLFRLLLIASVITLNLPGLSASAQSGTSQFTKPDLVLTILHTNDLHAHEDSFLENGRVLGGTARLTYLIRAIRARTPNVLTIDAGDIFQGTAYFKFYSGATEVAYLNNAGYDIYTIGNHEFDNGSDNLAKQLQSAKFSIISANIDASAKPELAKLIKPSTIRTIEGKKVGFVGAVTPDLEKISLTTGDVHIKESGEPTAWIKPIADEVDHLKQEGVDKIILVTHCGVDRDKVLAENIPAVDAIIGGHSHTRLNKPVVINRADGSTCTIVQTGCFGRTLGKLRLSFDNKGQVMTPLTKYSLISINEKIGESPDVKKYLASKSQPILALRNNILGFALGNFDNRSQGLPADTAMGNLVADAVYELGSKYGATISFHNRGGIRGRIDQGPISLEKIEEVLPFNNAVVVATVSGATIKNVIEHALSNNPSGKFLNVHGLKITYDPTKPSEHRVVSLLVEATPNNWKPINLEKSYRVALNDYNFSGGEGFDFAGATDVTSTKIRLADALVAYLKKHPKISPVSAVRVTPVDNTISDNHFSSTPKGRTSVKGAVN, from the coding sequence ATGCAACGTTTATTCAGGCTTTTACTTATAGCCTCAGTCATAACGCTCAATCTCCCCGGTCTTTCCGCATCAGCTCAATCCGGCACGTCTCAATTTACAAAACCGGATCTCGTCCTCACCATCTTACATACTAATGACCTGCACGCACACGAAGACTCATTTTTAGAAAACGGCCGCGTGCTTGGCGGTACCGCCCGATTAACCTACCTAATACGTGCCATTCGAGCCAGGACACCAAACGTATTAACTATAGATGCCGGTGATATTTTCCAAGGTACAGCCTATTTCAAGTTTTACTCGGGAGCCACAGAGGTTGCCTATTTGAACAATGCCGGCTACGACATTTACACAATCGGCAATCATGAATTCGATAATGGGTCGGATAATCTAGCCAAGCAATTGCAGTCAGCCAAATTCAGCATTATCTCCGCCAATATAGACGCTTCGGCAAAACCGGAATTAGCCAAACTCATTAAGCCCTCTACAATTCGCACCATTGAGGGAAAGAAAGTTGGTTTTGTCGGTGCCGTCACGCCTGATCTTGAAAAAATCTCTTTAACGACAGGCGACGTACACATCAAAGAATCCGGCGAACCAACAGCATGGATAAAACCCATTGCCGACGAAGTAGATCATCTTAAACAAGAAGGCGTGGACAAAATAATTTTAGTAACGCACTGTGGCGTTGACAGAGACAAGGTGCTGGCAGAAAACATCCCGGCAGTGGACGCCATTATTGGTGGTCACAGCCATACGCGCCTAAACAAACCAGTAGTAATAAATCGCGCTGACGGCAGCACTTGCACTATTGTGCAAACAGGCTGCTTTGGACGCACACTAGGCAAATTGCGCTTGTCCTTCGACAACAAAGGACAGGTAATGACACCACTTACAAAATACAGCCTTATTAGCATCAACGAAAAAATCGGCGAATCTCCCGATGTAAAAAAATATTTGGCCAGCAAGAGTCAGCCAATACTAGCTCTGCGAAATAATATCCTTGGATTTGCCCTAGGCAATTTCGACAATCGCTCACAAGGACTACCGGCTGATACAGCCATGGGCAACCTGGTTGCCGATGCAGTATACGAATTAGGCAGCAAATACGGAGCCACCATCTCCTTCCACAATCGTGGCGGCATTCGCGGTCGCATTGATCAAGGACCGATTAGTCTGGAAAAAATAGAGGAAGTCTTACCGTTTAACAATGCAGTAGTAGTTGCCACTGTTTCTGGTGCCACTATAAAAAACGTAATTGAGCATGCGCTTTCCAACAACCCCAGTGGTAAGTTCCTAAACGTACACGGACTAAAAATTACCTATGATCCAACAAAGCCTTCAGAGCATCGCGTTGTAAGCCTGCTTGTGGAAGCAACTCCCAATAACTGGAAACCGATTAATTTGGAAAAGAGTTATCGCGTAGCACTCAATGACTACAACTTCTCCGGCGGTGAAGGATTTGATTTTGCCGGCGCCACTGATGTGACATCAACCAAAATAAGATTGGCAGACGCACTGGTGGCTTATCTCAAGAAACATCCCAAGATAAGCCCAGTCAGTGCTGTAAGAGTAACGCCGGTAGACAACACAATTTCGGATAATCATTTTAGTTCAACACCGAAAGGTCGCACCAGCGTAAAGGGTGCCGTCAACTAG
- a CDS encoding phosphoglycerate kinase — protein sequence MNKKTIAQVDKNEFKGKRILVRADLNVPLDDKRNITDDTRIKAVIPTIEHLKQAGGRVILVSHFGRPKGPSEELSLKVVAQRLSELLKQKVHCLEDCIGNAVSKFVQEMKDGEVCLLENVRFHKEEEKNDPSFAKQLASLADMYVNDAFGTAHRAHASTEGVTKHVKPCLAGFLMEKELNALSSALFNPVRPFACIIGGSKVSSKMGVLDNLLERVDVLVIGGAMAFSFLKAQGKQVGKSLVEDDKLEFCRQLIEKAKAKGVNLVLPVDVVVAPELKAGVKSEVVSVDAIPADQMGLDLGPKSIEKIKEALKGAKTVLWNGPLGVFEIASFEKATYAVIGELIELTKQGAKTIIGGGDSLAAIEAYGAADHYFSHVSTGGGASLEFLEGIELPGVAALDANLASGVR from the coding sequence ATGAACAAGAAAACAATTGCCCAAGTCGACAAAAATGAATTCAAAGGCAAACGCATTTTGGTGCGCGCCGATTTGAATGTGCCGCTCGATGACAAAAGAAATATCACCGACGACACTCGCATAAAGGCTGTGATACCGACTATCGAGCATTTGAAACAGGCAGGTGGGCGTGTAATTCTTGTCTCCCACTTCGGCAGACCTAAAGGTCCATCTGAAGAGCTTAGTCTTAAGGTAGTTGCTCAAAGACTTTCTGAGCTGCTTAAACAAAAAGTGCATTGCTTGGAAGATTGCATTGGCAATGCAGTAAGCAAATTCGTCCAAGAAATGAAAGACGGCGAAGTTTGTCTACTGGAAAATGTCCGCTTCCACAAAGAAGAAGAGAAGAATGATCCTTCTTTTGCAAAACAATTAGCTAGTTTGGCTGACATGTACGTAAATGATGCTTTTGGCACGGCTCACAGAGCACATGCATCTACAGAGGGTGTAACCAAACACGTCAAGCCCTGTCTTGCAGGATTTTTGATGGAAAAGGAACTCAATGCCTTGTCTTCAGCATTGTTCAATCCGGTGCGTCCTTTTGCTTGCATAATTGGCGGTTCAAAAGTATCTTCCAAAATGGGTGTGCTCGATAATTTGTTAGAGCGCGTTGATGTACTTGTTATCGGCGGCGCAATGGCTTTTTCTTTTTTGAAGGCGCAAGGTAAACAAGTCGGCAAGTCTTTGGTTGAAGACGATAAACTCGAATTCTGCCGTCAGTTAATTGAAAAAGCTAAAGCAAAAGGCGTAAATCTTGTACTGCCGGTTGATGTTGTTGTTGCACCTGAATTGAAAGCCGGTGTTAAATCCGAAGTCGTATCAGTTGATGCAATTCCTGCCGATCAAATGGGTCTGGATCTTGGACCTAAATCCATTGAGAAAATCAAAGAAGCATTGAAAGGAGCTAAAACCGTTCTATGGAATGGACCACTCGGCGTATTTGAGATTGCCAGTTTTGAAAAGGCAACATATGCCGTTATCGGCGAGCTTATCGAATTGACTAAGCAAGGTGCCAAAACAATAATTGGTGGAGGCGACTCATTGGCTGCCATAGAAGCCTATGGTGCTGCAGATCATTACTTCAGTCACGTATCTACAGGCGGTGGGGCTTCACTGGAGTTTCTTGAAGGTATCGAACTGCCGGGAGTTGCAGCCCTTGATGCAAATCTTGCTTCCGGTGTCAGGTAA
- a CDS encoding NifU family protein yields MRDKIETVLDKIRPMLMADGGNIELVDVKEAEGQVFVHLTGACGMCPSSTMTLKMGVERALKEHIPEVTQVIQV; encoded by the coding sequence ATGCGCGACAAGATAGAGACTGTTTTGGACAAAATCCGTCCCATGCTGATGGCTGACGGCGGCAATATTGAGCTAGTGGATGTTAAGGAAGCCGAAGGGCAAGTCTTCGTTCACCTGACAGGCGCCTGCGGTATGTGCCCAAGCTCAACCATGACCCTGAAGATGGGTGTTGAGCGTGCGCTAAAAGAGCACATTCCGGAAGTCACCCAAGTGATTCAAGTCTAG
- a CDS encoding tetratricopeptide repeat protein — protein MKNLVLGVFAILLFSSAAFAQSYFRDGKPITEAQYKASNLNTEAMSLMRANENEKAIAVLKEALSFDPQLSQAHHNLGLAYSKVGHTQEAIDELKKAVELNPQSAMSLLTLGGAYQTSGRLQEALETYKETLKRFPDFPDKAEVKGLISKLKEEADRQKSAGGLSEADTYFRQVTTENPVRWCSNSLPVRIFITDGQGVPNFRPEFIDIARNSFIDWVNAAQGRIRITFVSDPHNADIKVVWTADPKELPNPAEAGFADFSYRQHCLLKGTIKLLTVLMDRTQTVSANQLRKACLHEVGHILGLRGHSPDPSDVMFYSLPIEDKWLMPSKRDAEIIVRLYSEPNLETLSK, from the coding sequence ATGAAGAATTTGGTTCTTGGAGTTTTTGCCATACTGCTTTTCAGCAGTGCGGCATTTGCCCAAAGCTATTTTCGTGATGGCAAGCCAATAACAGAAGCACAATACAAAGCAAGCAATCTCAACACAGAGGCTATGAGCCTCATGCGAGCCAATGAAAATGAGAAGGCTATTGCTGTACTTAAAGAGGCGCTTTCGTTTGATCCGCAGTTGTCGCAAGCTCATCACAATCTAGGTCTAGCCTATTCTAAAGTTGGCCATACGCAAGAGGCAATTGATGAGTTGAAAAAGGCTGTCGAATTGAATCCACAGTCGGCAATGAGCTTACTTACCCTCGGTGGTGCTTATCAAACAAGTGGCAGGCTTCAAGAAGCTCTGGAAACTTATAAGGAGACTTTGAAACGATTTCCGGATTTTCCCGACAAGGCTGAAGTAAAAGGACTAATTAGTAAATTGAAAGAAGAAGCAGATCGGCAAAAGTCTGCCGGCGGACTTTCAGAGGCAGATACGTATTTCAGGCAAGTAACAACCGAGAATCCGGTGCGCTGGTGTTCGAATTCTTTGCCTGTGCGTATCTTTATTACTGATGGGCAAGGTGTTCCTAATTTTCGCCCGGAGTTTATCGATATTGCCAGAAACAGTTTTATCGACTGGGTGAATGCAGCGCAGGGACGCATAAGAATTACATTTGTATCAGACCCTCACAATGCTGATATTAAGGTTGTTTGGACTGCAGATCCAAAAGAGTTGCCCAATCCGGCAGAGGCCGGTTTTGCCGACTTTTCCTATCGTCAGCATTGTCTGCTGAAAGGTACGATTAAACTGTTGACTGTGCTTATGGATCGGACGCAGACAGTGAGCGCTAATCAGCTTAGAAAAGCTTGCTTGCACGAAGTCGGGCATATATTAGGACTGAGGGGACATAGTCCTGACCCTTCCGACGTGATGTTTTATTCCCTGCCAATTGAAGACAAATGGTTGATGCCGTCTAAGCGTGATGCGGAAATTATCGTAAGATTGTATTCTGAGCCAAATCTCGAAACTCTAAGTAAATAG
- a CDS encoding cation diffusion facilitator family transporter, with protein sequence MSTSHNHHSHTHGHGSFRQESKSRLLIVLYVTAAYMLAEIVGAYYTKSLGLLADAGHMLSDVGSLILALVAIWFGSRPPNPLKTYGYYRSEILAGLINGVLLVGLSVFILFESYQRLSDPPEVKSLPMLVVAVMGLLVNLVAFKLLHGVSKESVNMKAAYLEVMSDLLATVGVIVAAVIMLATGWYMADPIISGLIGLMILPRTWNLLKECTNVLMEGTPGHIDLVKLRNAMLAVPGVVEMHDIHVWTITSGRDAMSGHVTINREVPAENVLSSITRIAQDEFGINHTTFQVEETECKGTDTCA encoded by the coding sequence ATGAGCACAAGCCACAATCACCACAGCCATACGCACGGGCACGGAAGCTTCAGGCAAGAGAGCAAGTCCCGCCTTTTGATTGTATTGTATGTGACTGCCGCTTATATGCTTGCGGAAATAGTGGGCGCTTACTATACGAAAAGCTTGGGCTTATTAGCTGATGCCGGTCACATGTTATCTGATGTTGGGTCTTTGATATTGGCATTGGTGGCAATTTGGTTTGGCTCTCGCCCACCAAATCCATTGAAGACATACGGCTATTATCGATCAGAAATTTTGGCTGGTTTGATAAATGGCGTATTGCTCGTTGGACTGTCGGTTTTTATTCTCTTTGAGTCATATCAGCGTTTGAGTGATCCACCTGAGGTGAAGTCACTGCCAATGCTGGTTGTTGCAGTAATGGGTTTGCTTGTAAATCTTGTAGCTTTCAAACTTTTGCATGGTGTGTCTAAAGAATCAGTCAATATGAAGGCCGCTTATCTGGAAGTGATGTCGGATTTGCTTGCTACGGTTGGTGTCATTGTTGCCGCTGTCATTATGCTTGCGACAGGTTGGTACATGGCTGATCCAATCATTTCCGGATTGATCGGTCTTATGATTTTGCCTCGAACATGGAACCTTTTAAAAGAGTGCACCAATGTTTTGATGGAAGGCACACCAGGACACATTGATTTAGTCAAACTGAGAAATGCCATGCTGGCTGTTCCTGGAGTTGTGGAAATGCACGACATCCATGTTTGGACAATTACCTCAGGACGCGATGCCATGTCCGGTCACGTCACCATAAATAGGGAAGTGCCGGCAGAAAATGTGTTGTCCTCAATTACCCGCATAGCGCAAGACGAATTCGGCATTAACCACACAACCTTTCAAGTTGAAGAGACTGAGTGCAAGGGCACGGATACCTGCGCCTAA